CCACGCGCTCGCCGTCCCAACGAGGGGTAGACGAACCCGAAAGTTACCCCCGTGGGTCGGTAAGCGGTCCCCCGGCGCGAGGGGGCCCGGCGTCTCGCTGAACGGTGTGAAGCGAGGCTCGGGAGACGCCAGGCGTCTCCCGGCGTGAACGCCGGAGAGGACGTCAGAGGAACCGAGTTCGCACGGCCGTCACGGATCGCGTCCAGTCGTCCTCGAGAAGCGGGAGGGCGGCCGCTATATCGCGCCGATGCTCTCGCATCCAGTCTTCCTCCTCGTCCATCTCGAGTTCCCACTCCTCGAGCGATTCGATGCCGAAGTCCTCCGCCGAGTATCGATCCCCGTCGACGGTCACGGTCCCGTGCAGTTCGTCGCACTCGGCGCACTTCGTCGACGAGACGACGAAGTAGCGCTCGAGACGCTCCACGACCGACTCGTCGACGTCGGCGACCTCCTCCGCGACCACTCCGGCCGACTCACACCCGTAACAGAGCGTCGTCCGCCCTCCGAGCGGCTTTCCACAGTTCAGACACGTTCCACCCATACCCCCGGTGGTGCCCCATCGGTCAAAAACGTTCACGCGGTCGGAGTCGAGGCGTCGAGGCGTCGAGCGGACCCGTCGCCGTCTTCATTTTCGTCCCCGTCTTCGTCTTCGTCTTCGTCTTCGTCGGTGCCCCTGTCCGGTCGACGGCACGGGTGAGCCGTGCGAGGCGAGCGGATCGGAGCGCGATTTCGGTCGGTGCGCGTGCCAAAACTGACTTGCCTCCGTCGCCCCGTGGTTTCGAACGAGCACTGCATGTATGTCGGTTGTCTTCGTCGGGGCGAATCCACCGGAGAACAGCGCGTCGCGTACGACTGGTGTCGAGGGACGTTCCCCGACGCGGCGACGGTGTCCTTCGACGCCGTCGCGTCGGGCGACGTCGACCTCGGCGCGTTCGACGCGCTCTGGTGGCACCGGGACGCCCCGCTCGACGACGCCGACTGGCTCGCCGACTGCGCGGAGGCGTTCCGGACCGCCGCCGACGAGGGGACCGGACTCCTCCTCTCGCTGCACGCCCTCTCCGCCGTCGAGGCGCTCGGTATCGACGCCGTCGCGCCCGACGCGACCGGGACCGACGACGTCGCGGAGCCGGCGGGACTGCTCTGCAAGACCGTCCACGCCGACCACCCGCTGTTCGCGGGCTTCGAGACCCTCCGCGTCCACACGCGAGGGGCCGGCGTCGCCCAGCCGTTCGCCCGCTACGAGGTCGTGCTCCCCGAGCGGGGCGAGACGCTCGCCTGCGGCCTCCGCGGCGACGAGGAGTGCTACCCGCACAAGACCGTCGTCGGGTGGGACTGGGGGGCGGGCGCGGTCGTGGGCGCGGGCGACGCCCTCGCCTTCGCCGAGCCGACCGACGAGGCGTGCGACCGCGCCCGCCGCCGGTTCGTCGAGGACGCCCTCCGGACGCTCGCCGACCGCCCCGAGACCGTCACCGACCGTCCCGCGACCGGCGAGGAGCTGCGCGCCCTCCGCGCGGCCGTCGAGGACCACAACCGACCGCGGTATCACGTCACGTCCCCCGCGAACTGGCTGAACGACCCGAACGGGCTCGTCCACTGGAACGGCCGCTACCACGTCTTCTACCAGTACAACCCCGCCGGACCGTTCCACGGGACGATCCACTGGGGGCACGCGGTGAGCGACGACCTCGTCCGCTGGGAGGACGAACCGGTCGCGCTCTCGCCGGATCCGGACGGACCGGACCGCGACGGCTGCTGGTCGGGGTGTACGGTCGTCCACGACGGGACCCCCACGTTCGTCTACACCGGCGGCCGCGGGGGGATTCAGCTCCCCTGTCTGGCGACGGCCGAGGACCCCGACCTCCGCCGGTGGCGGAAGGACCCGGACAACCCGGTCATCGAGGAGGCACCGGTCGAACTCGACGTGCTGAACTCCGACCACTGGCACGCGGAGTTCCGCGATCACTGCGTCTGGAGGGACGGGGAGTTCTGGTACCAGCTCATCGGCTCCGGCATCACAGACGTGGGCGGGACCGTCCTCCGCTACCGCTCGGCCGACCTCCGCGAGTGGACGTACCTCGGTCCCGTCCTGACCGGTACGTGGGAGGGTGCCGGCGCGATGTGGGAGTGCCCGGAACTGCTCGACCTGGGCGAGCGGGAACTGCTCCACGTCTCCAACTACGCTGACGTCTGGTACTTCCTCGGCGAACTCGACGACGGCCGCTTCCACGTCGACTCGCGGGGGAAGCTCGACTACGGCGACTTCTACGCGCCGCAGTCGCTGACCGACGAAACCGGTCGCGAACTCACCTTCGGGTGGCTCCCCGAGGCCCGCTCGGAGCGGGCGCAGTGGGACGCCGGCTGGTCGGGGGCCCTCTCGCTCCCCCGCGAACTGTCGCTCGCCGAGGACGGGGGGCTCCGCCAGCGTCCCGCGCCCGAGGTGACCGACCTGCGCCGCTCTCACGCCGCACTGACGGACCTCGTCGTCGACGGCGAGACGCCGCTCGACGCCTCCGGGACGGCGCTCGAACTCGCGCTGACGGTGCGCGTCGAGGACGCCGAGGCGTTCTCCCTCGTCGTCCGCGAGTCCGACGACGGGACGGAACGGACGCCCCTCCGCTACGCCGACGGCGAACTCGTGATCGATCGCTCGTCCGCGAGTCTCGACCCCGAGACGGCGAGCGACGACCAGCGGATGCCGGTCGGGACGCCCGACGGGACGCTCTCGCTGCGGGTGTTCGTCGACGGCTCCGTGATCGAGGCGTTCGCCAACGACCGGCGGTGTCTCACGAGTCGAGTCTACCCGACGCGAGCCGACAGCGACGGCGTCTCGCTCCGCGCCGAGGGCGGCGAGGCGGTCGTCGAGCGACTCGACGTCTGGGAGCTGGGCGACGCGTGGCCGGCGGCACCGAGCGCCGGGATGAGCGCGTCCTCGCCGACGCCGGAGTAGTCGAGCGGCGATCAGTCGACCCGTCGACCGATCTCTCGGTCGAGCCGTCGGGCCGTCGACCCGTCGGACGGTACGTCGCCCCGTCGGCGTCCCCGGCGGTCAGTACTCGCCCTCGCCGCCGAGCGGTCGTCGCCCCGCCAGCGGGTCGGCCGGCGGTAGCTCCTCGTCCTCCAGCGGCAGGTGACCGTGGTCGAGTTCGCCCCGGATGCGCGTCCGATCGCCCGCGAGTTCGAGCCGGAGCGTGGGGGCGAGCGTCCCGCCGAACTTCTCGCGCTGCTCGTCGGGGAGGAGGTGTCCCACCTCGTCGAGGTGGAGGCCGCCGAGGTCGTAGTAGTTGAAGAAGCTCGTCACCAGCAGTTCGTCGCGGTGGCCGTAGGCCAGCCAGGAGTACGCCTGGAACGGCGCGTTGTGCGGGTTCGCCACGACGAGCCCGGAGCCGTTGAGGGGGTCGTACTCGCCGCGGAGGGCGTCCGCGACGAACCCGTAGAGCCCGTCGAACCGCTCGAGCCCCGGCGCGAACGTGTGCTCGTGGCTCGACGTGAACAGGTAGTAGCGTCCGTCGCGGACGACGACGTGCGGGCGCTCGAGTTCCTGGTTGACGCAGGCCCCGTCGAGGATGGGCCGCCGCATCTCCCACTCCGTCGGGTCGCCGGCGTCGGAGACGGCGACGCCGACGCACCCGTTGAAGGCCCGCCGCCCGTCGTCGCCACCGCACCCGCACTCGGGGACGGGCGTGTTCGCCTCGAACAGCAGGCACGTCTCGCCCGTCCCCGGGTCCTCGAAGAACCACGGGTCGCGGAAGGTGTAGATGAGATCGCTCTCCCGGGCGGCCTGCTCCCGCGTCTCGTACCACTCGCCGTCGGCCGTCAGGAGCACCTCGTGGTCCCACGGGCCGGAGAGGCGCACGCCGTCGTCGTCGGTCGCGAGGTCGCCGCCGGTCGCGACGGCGATGCGCTGCTCGTAGGAGAGTTCGACCGCGTCGGCGCGACCGGCCGCGGTGTAGTAGAGGTAGAGTTCGTCGTCGGCCCGGTCGTACATCGCGGACCCGGCCCACTGCCGCGACCCGAGACTGCGCTCGGGGTCGAAGACCGGACCGCCGGTCGTCCACTCCCGCCCGTCCCGCGAGTAGAAGTAGCGGACGGTCGCCACGTCGTGGCGCTTGCCGGGGAGCATCTCGGCGGGCGCGGTCAGCGCGAAGACGACCCGCCAGCCGTCGACCTCGGCGAACGAGCCGTCGCGCTCCAGGAGCGGCCACGTGTCCCAGAGGTAGAGGTCGGAGTCGGTCGGTTCGTCCGGCGGGTAGACGATCGGAGCGGTCGTCTCCGCCGTCCGCCTGATGCGGGCGGCCTGCTCTCGCGTCCAGGTGGACGTCGCCCCCCACCGTCGATCCAGTTCGTACGTGCCGCTGGCCATACCGGGTAGAGACCCCTCCCCGGAATAATCTCTCCCTTCTCGACCACATCTGCGAGTCCCCGTCGGCGTCGAACGCGCCCGAACCCACGGACCGCGTACCGGGTCCACGAATCGGGCACGTCGCGCGATCCGAGAACCGCGAAGTCGAGCGATCGCCCGACGGTCGTCCCGCGGCCGTCCCGCGGCCATTCGGCGGCCGTCCGACCGGGCTATCGGCGTGCCAGGCGACGCGGCCGTATCCGTGAGTCGCCGTCCAGACTGCGGATCCAGCGGGGCACGGACCCGGTGATCGCGAGCCGGTCGCTGTAGCGGACCCGGGGGTCTCCCTCCGGCGTCGGGAGGCCCCCCGCCTCGAACATCGTATCCTCGCGGACGGTCACGTCTGCGGGCTGGAGCGGCCACGGATCGTGGGCGATCTCGGCGTACAGGACCTTCTCCCCCGCCGGGTCGTACATCCGCCGACGCTCTGCCAACCAGTAGTCGAGCGTCCCCGGTTCGGCGCGGAAGACATCGCCGTCGGGTCGGTACGACGCGTCGAGTCGTGCGCGGACGCCCCGTCCGCCGTCGGACGGCGTACTCGCGCGCCTGCGGACGCTCCGAAAGTCCACGCGGTCGCCCCGCGTGCGAACGTCCACGTCGGCGCGGTAACACGGCAAGCGGGTCCCGCGCCCCACGACCGCCGGGACGATCGGGTTCGCGACGTCGACGCTGAAGAAGTACAACCCCGGGACGCCGTCGAAGCGGACGTACGTGCGGACGTTGAGTTCGGGGAAGCTAAACCGGGTGAACGAGGGGGAGAAGCGGAGACCGGCCCGGGACAGGACGAACGGGAGGAGGCTGACCCACGCGCGGCCGTCGTAGGTGTCGAGTTCGAGGGGGGCGGGGACGTGCGGGCGGAGCCGCTCCGGGTCGAACGGCCAGTGGACGAACAGGCCGTCCGTCCACGTCATCGAGAACGCGTGGGGCGCGACGGGCCGGTTCACGCGCCCCGCTACGACGCCGGCCGGTTTGTAGCTGGTGCCGGCGAGTTCCGCGCCGACGCGGACGTCCCGCCACCTTTTGCGGACCGGGCGCGTACCGGGCGCATGGTCCGCTCTCGGACGGCCACCGCCGCGGTCGGCCTCGTCGCGAGCCTGCTCGTCAGCGCGCTCGTCTGGTGGTACTTCGACAGCTTCGTCTTCTTCCTGTTCGTCCCGTTCGTCCCCTTCCTGTTCCGACGGTCCGGACGGAAAGGGGAGGCGTCGCTCCGGCGGTGCCCGACCTGCGGGTTTCAGACGAGAGACGACGCCTACGAGTATTGTCCCCGGGACGGAACCCGGCTGGAGTAGACGACCCCTCGCGGATCACGGGAACGCCCACCTTCCGCCGCCCGCGCTCCGACACCGCGACCGCCGTAACCACCGCAACCCCACGATCGCCGCGACTGCCGCAACCGCCGCAACCGCTACAACTACCGCGATCGCCACGACCGTCACAGCTACCGCGACCGCCACCGTTCGGACACCGTCCCGATGGTGTCAATAAACGCTAACTTTTTCGGCGTCGTATCCGCGGGGGTGAACGGAACCGGTCGTCGGAACGAGGGGCGTCGAGGCCGAGCGGTCGTGGAGCGTCGGCGAGCGAGCGTCGGGTCGGCATCGGGCGTGATCGATCCGTGAGCCTGCTGGCGGTCGTCCCGATGGCGGTCGTGATGATCGCGGGGCCGCAGATCCTCAGCGCCATCTTCCTGGCCATGAGCGAGCCCTGGCGGCGTAACTCCGCCGCGTTCGTCGCCGGCGCGGCCCTCTCGATCACGCTCGTCGTCACGATCGCGTACCTCTCCGGCAACGGCGCGACCGACCAGGGCGCGTCGAACGACACCCTCCACCTCGTCGTCCTCGCGCTCCTCCTCGTCGCCATGGTGTACGTCTACGCGAGACGGAAGCAGTCGAAGCCGCCGAAGTGGATGGGCAGGCTACAGCGGGCGACCCCGAAGTTCTCGTTCGTCCTCGGCTTCCTCCTCCTTGGACTGTTCCCCAGCGACCTCCTCACCTCGATCGCCGTCGGTACCTACCTCGCGGCGCACGGCGAACCGTGGACGCACAGCCTCGGGTTCATCGCGCTCACGCTGCTGTTCCTGTCGCTCCCGGCGCTCGCGCTGCTCGCGTTCGGCCAGCGAGCCGAAGACCTCCTCCCGAAGGGACGCGACTGGATAAACACCCACTCGTGGGTCGTCAGCGAGGTCGTGATCCTCTTTTTCATCGGTATGAACGTCAACAGTCTGCTGGGGTAGGTCGGAGAGTGGTACTAATGGGCTTAGAAGTTTCGAGGTAGGAAGTCGGCCTCGACACTCACGGCCTGGGATCCATCCGCGTCTCCGTAGGCGAGTTCCATGACGACCGGTGGGGGAACGCGCTGCACGGTCTGCGCCTCAGAAAGCTCGATTCCTTTTCGAACGCACCGCGTCGGCCGTCGAAGAGGTCGATCAGGAACGAGGTGTCGAGGATCACTCGAATCGTCTCTGGAGTTCGCGCTTACCTTCGACGTCCGATTCCCGCTTCTCCTCCAGACGGTCCCGCATAAGCGCCGCCGTCTCGGACGATAGTATACCGGCGACGCCCTTCGGGTGCGGCCCTCCGATGAGGCGACGGAGCGTCTCCTCCATCGTCTCGTCCTCCCGTTTGTGTGCTTTCACGAACTCGTGGAACTCTTCGGAGACGCGAACCGATTTACCATATTACCGTATACTCGTGTATACGAGTTCAATCAACCTTCGGTCGCGGTTCGGATCGCTCGTTCCGTCGGCCGCCCGCGTCCGATTCGGCGTGACGATTGCGTGCGACGCGACCGGGGCCTATGGATACCGTGGCCATCGACAGATGCTCCGATTCTATTTTTACACTGGTTTTGCAGTTTGGGCAGGTGGCGTAGTACGTGGATTCTCTTTTGTACATCCATCCGCTGCCGCATTTTTAACATTCAAGTTGTTCTACTCATAACGTACTACAATTTACTACTATTTTTAAAGGTAATCCAAGATACATTCAGTACGAAGTTGGTAAGACACCCCTCAGACCAGTCATTCTACACTAATCTATTCTCGTAATGCTTATCTGCAAATCCTTTGATGGGTAGGTATGCCTGACACGGATGGAGACAATGATGACGAAGGATCCAGTTATGGCCCAATACGAACAGGAACTCTGAAAACCGAACTTAAGGCAGAGACCGCAGAGATGCATGACGGCGAAGAAATGTGGGTTGGCGACCCAGCAATGCAGTTCATGGAGAAACGGCTCATAGAAATCGCCCGATATGTGTGGATGGAAGCAGCGGTTCAAACACACAGGGATGATAGACGCATTGTCCAGCCAAGCGAAATTGACGATGCATTCTCGAATCTTCTGGAGCCCCATAATCTCTTAATGGAGGCAGCGAACGAAATGGAGCGATTGCGTTACGATTTCATAGATCTCGCGGAAGGATCACCGGCCATAGAGTTCAACGAGGAACGAGAGGAGCTAGAAGAACGGGAAGATGAGTAACCTGTTCTTCTTTCGGGATAGAGAAGGATATGATCCGGAGGACAAGTTTGACCGAATTAAAAGGCAATATTTCCAGATAGACAATGAAGTAATCTCGGACTACATCAAGGAGTACGAATTAGATACAGAGGACTTGGACGAACCTGGCAAGAACAAGCTGAGGCACTTCTTAGAAAGGAATCTGGATGACGACGTATTCGAGCAACTCCTTGACGAACTTTTTGAAAGCCAAGGTGAGGAAGGTGATTCATTCAATATCAAAGTATATGAGCTTGGAAATGGCGTCCACCAAACCAGCTTGCTTGATAAACTTGACTCGTTCAGCCAGCAAGATCTAATGAGCTCGGACGAAGGTGATGATTTCAGCTATGTTCTGGAGATTGCAGACTATGTCAACCGTGAAGAAGAAGGTGTGGTTGACATCTCCTTTCATGTTTCAGGGAAACGAGAACGTATGGATCCCTCTGATATCTGGTGGACCGAGGATGGGGAAAGAGTGTCAATCAGCGATGTGACTCAAGAACCGCCAGAGGAACTAAACAGAGATACGGACTACATTGTCGAAGCCCGAGTATACACCGATGCATGCCTGATAGCAATTTCTAATTCCGGAATAGACAAAACACTACAAGGAGAAATCCGAAGCGGAATACAGCGCTGGGGGTCCGAAGATGGTAGCAGGTGAAATCGAACTAAAAGAGACAGAGCTTCTGTTTCTACAGCATCTGCTCGGTGGGGATAACTTTGGAGCAGGATATGATGATTTCCGAAATAAGAACCTGAGTGCAGCTCAGTTTAAGGCCGAGCAACGGGGCAATATGTATCTAACAGATGTTGTTGGTCGAGCTCAAGAGGGGAGTCGGCTCGCTGAACTCCACTTCAGCATTACGCTCTTGCGTAGGAGATTGTTGATACTGCAGAGCGGTCGCTGCGGAGTCGAAGAGGACAAGGGCACCGCGTCAGCGGTGCCCGACACGAATGATTCCGCTAGATGTGTTTGGGTCGGAATCGGTCGCAGCGGACCTGTTGGCGCAGGTTCGCTGGCGTGACGGTGTTACCTGTCCTCGCTGCCGTTCTGACCGAACGGTCAGAAACGGCAGCTACAGAGAGTTTCAGCGGTATCTCTGTAAGAATTGTGACCGCACGTTCAACGACAAGACGGGCACAATCTTTGCTCACTCGAAGATCGCGCTCCGCCGGTGGTTGTTCTCGATCTACGCGTTTCTCCGGTTTAACACCAGTCTCCGCCAACTACAGTGCGAAATCGAGGTAACACACAAGACGATGCACCGGCGCATCGAGCGCTTCGCCAGAGCGCTCGATGCGCCTTCCCTCGATCTCGTTGGTCCGGTTGAAATCGACGAAGTGTACGTCAACGCGGGGAAGAAAGGCCGCGAGCGCGACCAGGAGTCGCGCTCGCGTGGCCTGTCCACGCGCGGGCGAGGTTCGTACGATGGCGACAAGCCACCCGTGTTCATAATCGCTGATCGCGGGACCGGACAGCGGTACGTGATTCCAGCGAAAGCCGCCGACGAATCGACGATTCGACTCCTCCTTGCTGACCGCAAAGAGGAGTCGCTCACGGTCTATACCGACGGCTTTCGAGCGTACGAACCGCTCGAAGACGACGACGCATTCGACCGCGAATACGTCGTCCACGGCGACGGCGAATACGCCGATGAGGAAGTTCACGTCAACACCTGCGAGAGCCACGCGTCGCTGACGCGACGGTGGCTCTCGCCCCATCGAGGCGTCTCGAAAGACAAGTTGACGCAGTATCTCAGAGCGTTCCAACTACGTCGGGAACTGTTTCGGAAACCCGGTCGAGACGCTCTCAAACACGCTGTTCGAGCGACGCTGTGAAATCAACAATGTGCTACGGATGAGCGATTTAGTATATTTAGTATGTATTAATATCGGGGAGACGGTTGACGACCGTTGTCACTGGGGTCGATTCTCCGGCGTCCGGTTCGGGGGCGAACGTCCGCTGCGCGGACCGCACGGCCCTCGCGCTGGCCCGTCGCTACCCCTCGAAGCCGTCCTCGAAGGCGAAGGTGCCGTCGCGCTGGACCACCTCACCGTCGAGTTCGATACGCGAGTCCTCGCTCATGTCGACGATCATGTCGACGTGGATCGCGGACGCGTTCGGCTCCCGTCCCTCGCCGACGGTGTCGTCGTAGGCGCGGCCGACCGCCATGTGTACGGTGTCGCCCATCTTCTCGTCGAAGAGCATGTTGTAGGTGAAGCGGTCGATCGCGCGGTTCATGCCGATGCCGAGTTCGCCGAGCCGCCGCGCCCCCTCGTCGGTGTTCAGGATCTCCTTCAGGACCTCCTCGTTCTTGTCGGCCCCGTGCTCGACCACCTCGCCGCCCTCGAAGACGAGGCGCGCGCCGGTCACCTCACGGCCCTGCTGGTAGACCGGCTTGTCGAACAGGACCTCGCCCTCGACGCTGTCGGGGACGGGCGCGGTGAACACCTCCCCGCCGGGGAGGTTGTACTCGCCGTAGTCGTTCTGCGTGCGCATCCCGTCCACGCTCATGGAGAGGTCGGTCGTCTCGCCCGAGACGATCCGCACCTCGCTCGCGGCGTCGAGGCGCTCGACCATGTTCGCCTGGAACTCCCGCTGGGCGTCCCAGTCCCGGTTGATGGCGTCCCAGACGAAGTTCTCGTACGCCGCCGTGCTCGTCTCGGCCAGTTGCGCCCCCGCGGGGGTGGGAAACTGCGTGAGACACCAGCGCTTGCCGAGGACGGTCTCCTGGACGGGCTGGTAGGCGCGCGAGTGGGCGGCGTTCGTCTCGGTGGGCACGTCGCTCGTCTCGGTGGCGTTCTCCTTCGCCCGGACGCGAATCACGCGGTCCGCGCGCTCGTAGAGCGCCTGCAGGTGCTCCGGCGTCCGCAGGTCGTCCTCGTCGACGGCGCGGAGGTACGCGCGCTCTGCCCGGTCGCTCTTCCCGAGGAAGACGGGCGTCGCGCCGACGTCGCCGATGGCCTCGTGGAGCGCGACGACGAGGTCCTCCGCGACGGCGGGGGCGGCGACGACCACGAGGTCGCCCGGCTGTACGTCCGTCGAGTGCGAAACGACGATCTCCGCGTGCTCCCTGATCCGTGGGTCCATGCGTCGACCTCCCGCCGCGTCGCCGATACCCCTTTCGGAGTCGCGGACGGACCACGGCGTATTTGACGCCGGGCGGGCTACGAGCGGCCATGATCGACCTCCGAAGCGACACCGTCACCCGGCCGAGCGACGCGATGCGCGAGGCCGCCCGCGACGCCGAGGTGGGCGACGACGTCCACCGCGACGACCCCACGGTGGCCGAACTCGAGGCGCGCGCGGCCGACCTGCTGGGCAAGGAGGCGGCGCTCTACGTCCCCAGCGGCACCATGGGCAACCAGATCGCCGTCCGCGTCCACGCCGACCGCGGCGAGGAGCTGATCTGCGAGCGCGAGTGCCACGTCTACAAGTGGGAACTCGGGGGCGTCGCCCAGCTCTCGGGCGTCCAGCCCCGCCCGGTCGACGGCGGCGAGCGCGGCGCGCTCACCCCCGGGCAGATCGAGGAGGCGTACGTCGAGGCGAGCAGCCACCGGCCGGGGACGGGCCTCGTCGCGCTCGAGAACACCCACAACAGCAAGGGCGGCGTCGCGCTCGCGCCGGAGGTGCTCGACGCGGCGGCCGAGACCGCCCACGACCTCGGCGTCCCCCTCCACCTCGACGGCGCGCGCGTCGCCAACGCCGCCGTCGCACGCGGCGTCCCCCTCGATCGCGTGGTCCGCGAGGTGGACTCCGTGATGACCTGCCTCTCGAAGGGCCTCGGCGCGCCCGTCGGGTCGATGCTCGCGGGCGACGCCGAGTTCGTCGAGCACGCCCGCCGCGTGCGGAAGCTCTTCGGCGGCGGGATGCGCCAGGCGGGGATGATCGCCGCACCCGGCCTGCTCGCGCTCGAGAACGTCGACCGACTCGCCGAGGACCACGAGAACGCCCGGGCGCTCGCGGAAGGGCTCTCCGACCTCCCCGGCCTCGTCGTTCAGGACCCCGAGACGAACATCGTCCTCGTCGAGACCGAGGAGCCCGCGAGCGCGTTCCTCGACCGGATCGGCGAGGTCGGCGTCGCCGGCTCCGAGTTCGGCGAGCACACCGTCCGGTTCGTCACCCACTGGGACGTCTCGCGCGACGACGTGGAGACCGCCGTCGAGCGCATCGCCGAGATCCGCTGATCGGCGCACGCAGTGCGCCCGCTCGCGGCCCACACTCCCGTGCTCGCCGACTCCTCACGCCCGTCGACGTTCCGCGTTCCGCCACCGGCGCTCACCGCCGTCCGTCGTACCCCTCCCGGAACGCGAGCATCGTCCGGCGGAACATGAGGTAGAGCGCGACGAGTATCGCGACGACGGTGCCGATGATGACGACGAGAACGGGGTCGAGACCGAAGACCATGCCTGACGTGACGGCTCGCCGAGCAAAGCCGTTTCGGGCCGGATCGCTCAAACGGTCGTTTGAGCCATCCGCGGGTATATGCTACGTGCTCACGTAGTTGCTCCCGTCGCTTCGGCCCTCCCCGTCTCGACCGCCCTCCTTCTCGTTTCGACTCGGCAAGAGAGCTACCCGAACTCGGTGAGACCACACAACCACACATGTGCCATGCCAGGTGCGGCTTCAACCCCACAGGGGTTCGTCTGAACCGTTCTCCCGCACGCGGGACGGCGAGTCGAGCGCCGTCCGCCGTCGCTCACACCTCGAACTCGTCGATGGTGCTCCCGTCCGGTCTGACGAGTCGCCCCCGGAGGGGGTCGAGTTGGAGTTCCGCGTGCGCGGGTTCGTACCACCGCGGGTCCGCGTGGCTGCCGGGGTTCAGGACGGGGACGGACCCGAGGGAGTCGAACTCGGGTCGGTGGGAGTGGCCGACCACGACGAGGTCGGCGTTCTCCTGGCGACCGAGCATGGCGAGCGCCGTCTCCGTGTGCTCGTGCCCGTGGGCCATCGCGATGCGGACGCCGCCGAACTCGACCGTGCGGGTCCTCGGGAGGCGCTCGCGAACGGCGGGGGTGTCGTTGTTCCCGACGACGCCGACGAACGCGGCGCTCTCGGACTCGAAGGCGTCGAGCACGGATTCGGTGAGGAAGTCGCCGGCGTGACAGACGAGGTCGGCCTCCCGAACCGCCTCCAGGGCGCGCCCGTCGAGGCGGTGGCCCTCGCGACCGTGCGTATCGGAGATCACCGTGATCATGGATCCGATCACGACGCCGAGCCTCGAATCGCTGGCGGTCTCCCCGGCGGTAGCTCTTTGGCGGATGCTCGTCTGTCGGTAGGTAATGGCCAGCAGTAAGTCCGTCGTCCTCGCCGCTCTCTTCGCGAACGCGGCGATCGCGGTCCTGAAGTTCGTCGGCTATCTCCTCACGCGCAGTCCCTCGATGCTCGCAGAGACCTATCACTCCATCTCCGACACCGGCAACCAGATCTTCCTCCTGTTCGGCATCCGCTACAGCGGCAAGGAGGCCAGCCGCGAACACCCGTTCGGGTACGGGAAGGCGCAGTTCTTCTACTCCTTTCTGGTCGCAGTCCTCCTCTTCGGCA
The Halomarina pelagica DNA segment above includes these coding regions:
- a CDS encoding GH32 C-terminal domain-containing protein, whose translation is MYVGCLRRGESTGEQRVAYDWCRGTFPDAATVSFDAVASGDVDLGAFDALWWHRDAPLDDADWLADCAEAFRTAADEGTGLLLSLHALSAVEALGIDAVAPDATGTDDVAEPAGLLCKTVHADHPLFAGFETLRVHTRGAGVAQPFARYEVVLPERGETLACGLRGDEECYPHKTVVGWDWGAGAVVGAGDALAFAEPTDEACDRARRRFVEDALRTLADRPETVTDRPATGEELRALRAAVEDHNRPRYHVTSPANWLNDPNGLVHWNGRYHVFYQYNPAGPFHGTIHWGHAVSDDLVRWEDEPVALSPDPDGPDRDGCWSGCTVVHDGTPTFVYTGGRGGIQLPCLATAEDPDLRRWRKDPDNPVIEEAPVELDVLNSDHWHAEFRDHCVWRDGEFWYQLIGSGITDVGGTVLRYRSADLREWTYLGPVLTGTWEGAGAMWECPELLDLGERELLHVSNYADVWYFLGELDDGRFHVDSRGKLDYGDFYAPQSLTDETGRELTFGWLPEARSERAQWDAGWSGALSLPRELSLAEDGGLRQRPAPEVTDLRRSHAALTDLVVDGETPLDASGTALELALTVRVEDAEAFSLVVRESDDGTERTPLRYADGELVIDRSSASLDPETASDDQRMPVGTPDGTLSLRVFVDGSVIEAFANDRRCLTSRVYPTRADSDGVSLRAEGGEAVVERLDVWELGDAWPAAPSAGMSASSPTPE
- a CDS encoding glycoside hydrolase family 68 protein codes for the protein MASGTYELDRRWGATSTWTREQAARIRRTAETTAPIVYPPDEPTDSDLYLWDTWPLLERDGSFAEVDGWRVVFALTAPAEMLPGKRHDVATVRYFYSRDGREWTTGGPVFDPERSLGSRQWAGSAMYDRADDELYLYYTAAGRADAVELSYEQRIAVATGGDLATDDDGVRLSGPWDHEVLLTADGEWYETREQAARESDLIYTFRDPWFFEDPGTGETCLLFEANTPVPECGCGGDDGRRAFNGCVGVAVSDAGDPTEWEMRRPILDGACVNQELERPHVVVRDGRYYLFTSSHEHTFAPGLERFDGLYGFVADALRGEYDPLNGSGLVVANPHNAPFQAYSWLAYGHRDELLVTSFFNYYDLGGLHLDEVGHLLPDEQREKFGGTLAPTLRLELAGDRTRIRGELDHGHLPLEDEELPPADPLAGRRPLGGEGEY
- a CDS encoding YqjF family protein yields the protein MTWTDGLFVHWPFDPERLRPHVPAPLELDTYDGRAWVSLLPFVLSRAGLRFSPSFTRFSFPELNVRTYVRFDGVPGLYFFSVDVANPIVPAVVGRGTRLPCYRADVDVRTRGDRVDFRSVRRRASTPSDGGRGVRARLDASYRPDGDVFRAEPGTLDYWLAERRRMYDPAGEKVLYAEIAHDPWPLQPADVTVREDTMFEAGGLPTPEGDPRVRYSDRLAITGSVPRWIRSLDGDSRIRPRRLARR
- a CDS encoding GAP family protein, coding for MSLLAVVPMAVVMIAGPQILSAIFLAMSEPWRRNSAAFVAGAALSITLVVTIAYLSGNGATDQGASNDTLHLVVLALLLVAMVYVYARRKQSKPPKWMGRLQRATPKFSFVLGFLLLGLFPSDLLTSIAVGTYLAAHGEPWTHSLGFIALTLLFLSLPALALLAFGQRAEDLLPKGRDWINTHSWVVSEVVILFFIGMNVNSLLG
- a CDS encoding IS1595 family transposase, whose protein sequence is MIPLDVFGSESVAADLLAQVRWRDGVTCPRCRSDRTVRNGSYREFQRYLCKNCDRTFNDKTGTIFAHSKIALRRWLFSIYAFLRFNTSLRQLQCEIEVTHKTMHRRIERFARALDAPSLDLVGPVEIDEVYVNAGKKGRERDQESRSRGLSTRGRGSYDGDKPPVFIIADRGTGQRYVIPAKAADESTIRLLLADRKEESLTVYTDGFRAYEPLEDDDAFDREYVVHGDGEYADEEVHVNTCESHASLTRRWLSPHRGVSKDKLTQYLRAFQLRRELFRKPGRDALKHAVRATL
- a CDS encoding aminopeptidase — translated: MDPRIREHAEIVVSHSTDVQPGDLVVVAAPAVAEDLVVALHEAIGDVGATPVFLGKSDRAERAYLRAVDEDDLRTPEHLQALYERADRVIRVRAKENATETSDVPTETNAAHSRAYQPVQETVLGKRWCLTQFPTPAGAQLAETSTAAYENFVWDAINRDWDAQREFQANMVERLDAASEVRIVSGETTDLSMSVDGMRTQNDYGEYNLPGGEVFTAPVPDSVEGEVLFDKPVYQQGREVTGARLVFEGGEVVEHGADKNEEVLKEILNTDEGARRLGELGIGMNRAIDRFTYNMLFDEKMGDTVHMAVGRAYDDTVGEGREPNASAIHVDMIVDMSEDSRIELDGEVVQRDGTFAFEDGFEG